The following is a genomic window from Deltaproteobacteria bacterium.
CCTCGCCAGCAGGGGGATTTGGGCGAGGGAGAGGACGTTCAGGACGTTGGTGTAGCAGAGTTCGTATTGAAGGGAAAAGCCTATAACGTCGAATTCCCTTAAGGGGGCATGGGACTCCAGACTGAACAGGGGGATACCCCGACAGCGGAGCAACTCCTCCATGTCGGACCACGGGCTGAAGGCCCTCTCGCACACGATCCCCTCCTGGGCGTTGAGCAATCCATACAAGATCTGCATCCCGAGATGGGACATACCTATCTCGTAGGCATCGGGGAATACGAGGGCGAACCGCAGTTTGGCCTGTTGCAAGTCCTTGCGGCAGGAGTTTACCTCCCTCCCCAAATATCGAGAAGGCCTGCTCACCAAAGGCAATAGATCCTTTAACATATCATCTTTATCCTCTTCACCAGACATGATATATTCTGCAAGGTCCATTGTCAACGAACCCCCCGAGCAAAATTCTCCCTTGACAAACGAGGTAGAAGTATATAATATTTATAACAATATTAAAATATATAGTTAAACCAATATAAAGGAGGTACCATCAGAATGTCCAAAGAAACCCTGTTCCATGTAGCAGATGCCGATTTCGAACAGGAGGTCCTTAAGGCGAATATTCCAGTCCTCGTGGATTTCTGGGCACCGTGGTGTAGTCCTTGCTTGATGGTCGCCCCCATGCTGGAGGAGCTGGCACAAGAGTTAGATGGTGGGGTGAAGATCGCCAAGATGAATGTGGACGAAAACCCAAAGACACCATCCCTCTATGGCATCCGTGCCATCCCCACCCTTATCCTCTTCAAGGCAGGGGAGGTGATGGAACAGGTGATCGGAGTAGTCCCCAAGGAACAACTGAAGTCCCTCTTGG
Proteins encoded in this region:
- the trxA gene encoding thioredoxin gives rise to the protein MSKETLFHVADADFEQEVLKANIPVLVDFWAPWCSPCLMVAPMLEELAQELDGGVKIAKMNVDENPKTPSLYGIRAIPTLILFKAGEVMEQVIGVVPKEQLKSLLEKVASGQ